From the Rhodococcus sp. NBC_00297 genome, one window contains:
- a CDS encoding aminodeoxychorismate lyase has protein sequence MTSRVVVTLDGAVLDPTEPVLHADDLAAVRGDGIFETVLIREGRACRLDAHLARLTRSAAMLDLAEPDVDAWRRSVDVALAQWEKTGGGEGAMRLLLSRGREGADDAETALVMVSAVADRVTQARAEGVSALTLNRGFSIDATQQSPWALLGAKTLSYATNMAALRHAAREGFDEVVFRSIEGQVLEGPRSSVLAVVDRRMVTPPVEHGVLRGTTVDALFEVAGDAGFDCAHEPLRVADLILADSVWLISSVTLAARVHTLDTTHLKEMPSDRVVRELVDTAVAR, from the coding sequence ATGACTTCACGCGTGGTGGTGACCCTGGACGGTGCCGTGCTCGATCCGACCGAGCCTGTTCTGCATGCCGACGACCTGGCGGCGGTGCGCGGGGACGGCATCTTCGAGACCGTGCTGATCCGCGAGGGTCGGGCGTGCCGACTCGACGCCCACCTCGCCCGCCTCACCCGGTCGGCGGCCATGCTCGACCTCGCGGAACCGGACGTCGACGCATGGCGGCGCTCGGTGGACGTGGCACTCGCGCAGTGGGAGAAGACCGGTGGCGGCGAGGGTGCGATGCGGCTGCTGCTGAGCCGGGGGCGCGAGGGGGCGGACGATGCCGAGACGGCGCTCGTCATGGTCTCCGCCGTCGCCGATCGCGTCACCCAGGCGCGCGCGGAGGGCGTGTCGGCCCTGACCCTGAACCGGGGTTTCTCCATCGACGCGACACAGCAGTCGCCCTGGGCGCTGCTCGGTGCGAAGACTCTGTCCTACGCCACCAACATGGCGGCCCTGCGCCACGCGGCACGAGAGGGTTTCGACGAGGTCGTGTTCCGCAGTATCGAGGGGCAGGTGCTCGAGGGTCCACGGTCGAGCGTGCTGGCCGTGGTGGACCGCCGCATGGTCACGCCGCCGGTGGAGCACGGGGTGCTGCGCGGCACCACGGTGGACGCTCTCTTCGAGGTCGCGGGCGACGCCGGCTTCGACTGTGCGCACGAGCCGTTGCGGGTGGCCGATCTGATCCTGGCCGACAGTGTCTGGCTGATCTCCTCCGTCACGCTGGCCGCGCGCGTGCACACGCTCGACACCACGCACCTCAAGGAGATGCCGTCGGACCGCGTCGTGCGCGAACTGGTGGACACCGCCGTCGCGCGTTGA
- the ygfZ gene encoding CAF17-like 4Fe-4S cluster assembly/insertion protein YgfZ translates to MSETPGLYSSPVLARPGAVAAPQDGPDRGTAWHYGDPLGEQHAAVTTAAVVDRSNRFVIAITGEERLTWLHTISSQHVATLADGASAENLSLDVNGRVEHHMVMTDLGGTTWIDTEADRGPDLLAFLSKMVFWSKAAPRRGSERVVVALLGPKAGSILRAVGAEVPAMPYDALPLDAANPDAGLVRRMPWPTRTDSFDVLVPADRLDEWWAKFVVAGAREAGSWAFEALRVESGRPRLGLDTDDRTIPHEVGWIGGVTEFGAVHLEKGCYRGQETVARVHNLGKPPRRLVLLHLDGSADGRPETGDDVTVGGRSVGRIGTVVDHFELGPIALAQIKRAVPVETTLDAGPCAASIDPDSYVLDTAVQAGRAAVDRLRGR, encoded by the coding sequence GTGTCCGAGACCCCTGGCCTGTACTCCTCCCCCGTTCTGGCCCGCCCCGGCGCGGTGGCCGCACCCCAGGACGGTCCCGATCGTGGAACCGCCTGGCACTACGGGGATCCGTTGGGTGAGCAGCACGCCGCCGTCACGACCGCCGCGGTCGTCGATCGGTCGAACCGGTTCGTCATCGCGATCACCGGCGAGGAGCGACTGACCTGGTTGCACACCATCTCCAGCCAGCACGTCGCGACGCTTGCCGACGGAGCCTCCGCGGAGAACCTGAGCCTGGACGTCAACGGGCGCGTCGAACACCACATGGTCATGACCGACCTGGGCGGCACCACCTGGATCGACACCGAGGCGGACCGCGGACCGGACCTTCTCGCCTTCCTGTCGAAGATGGTGTTCTGGTCGAAGGCCGCGCCGCGTCGCGGCAGCGAACGGGTCGTCGTGGCGTTGCTCGGCCCGAAGGCCGGCTCCATCCTGCGAGCGGTGGGCGCCGAGGTGCCCGCGATGCCGTACGACGCCCTGCCGCTCGACGCCGCGAACCCCGACGCCGGTCTCGTCCGCCGGATGCCGTGGCCGACCCGCACCGATTCCTTCGACGTCCTGGTCCCCGCCGACCGTCTCGACGAGTGGTGGGCGAAGTTCGTCGTCGCGGGTGCGCGTGAGGCGGGCAGCTGGGCGTTCGAGGCGCTGCGCGTCGAGTCCGGTCGACCACGCCTCGGTCTCGACACCGACGACCGCACGATTCCCCACGAGGTCGGCTGGATCGGCGGGGTCACCGAGTTCGGGGCCGTCCACCTCGAGAAGGGGTGCTACCGCGGACAGGAGACGGTGGCGCGCGTCCACAATCTGGGCAAGCCGCCGCGCCGACTGGTCCTGCTGCACCTCGACGGCTCCGCGGACGGTCGACCGGAGACGGGCGACGACGTCACCGTCGGCGGCCGGTCCGTGGGCCGCATCGGCACCGTCGTCGATCACTTCGAGCTCGGACCGATCGCGCTCGCTCAGATCAAACGCGCGGTGCCGGTGGAGACCACGCTCGACGCCGGGCCGTGTGCCGCCTCGATCGATCCCGACTCCTACGTCCTGGACACCGCGGTCCAGGCGGGCCGCGCCGCGGTGGATCGGCTGCGCGGCCGGTGA
- a CDS encoding MOSC domain-containing protein codes for MTQPAPSGRVLSVCVVHTIHPISRPAVVDSAIDKRAVSGPVDVTELGLHGDRSCDVTFHGGADQAVYAYDEAEADRWAEELGREVPAGWFGENLRVSGLPVTDAVVGTRWSVGTAELEVTIPRRPCAAFARWTGEKTWVKRFTARGDVGAYLRVVRVGALSAGDDIEIVSVPDHGVTVRDLFTGVSAEAMQILLNTPDLAPKVYREARDMAARAARRAPSV; via the coding sequence GTGACGCAGCCGGCCCCGTCGGGACGCGTGCTGTCGGTGTGCGTCGTGCACACCATCCACCCCATCTCTCGGCCGGCGGTGGTCGACTCCGCCATCGACAAGCGAGCGGTGTCCGGACCGGTCGACGTCACCGAGCTCGGCCTGCACGGTGATCGCTCCTGCGACGTCACCTTCCACGGCGGCGCGGACCAGGCGGTCTACGCGTACGACGAGGCCGAGGCCGACAGGTGGGCCGAGGAACTCGGCCGAGAGGTTCCCGCGGGGTGGTTCGGTGAGAACCTGCGCGTGAGCGGACTGCCCGTCACCGATGCGGTCGTCGGAACGCGCTGGTCGGTGGGCACCGCCGAGCTCGAGGTGACCATTCCGCGGCGCCCGTGTGCCGCCTTCGCGCGGTGGACGGGCGAGAAGACCTGGGTCAAGCGTTTCACCGCGCGGGGCGATGTCGGGGCGTACCTGCGCGTCGTGCGAGTCGGCGCGCTCTCGGCGGGCGACGACATCGAGATCGTGTCCGTTCCCGACCACGGAGTCACCGTGCGGGACCTCTTCACCGGGGTGTCGGCGGAGGCGATGCAGATCCTTCTGAACACCCCCGATCTGGCGCCCAAGGTCTACCGCGAGGCCCGCGACATGGCGGCCCGGGCGGCGCGGCGCGCACCGTCGGTGTGA
- a CDS encoding DUF3073 domain-containing protein, with product MGRGRAKAKQTKVARELKYSSPSTDFESLQRELTGSPDSHRNGIADREPSRHDDDDYDDWRR from the coding sequence ATGGGCCGCGGCCGGGCTAAGGCAAAGCAGACCAAAGTTGCACGTGAGCTCAAGTACAGCTCACCGTCCACGGACTTCGAGAGTCTCCAACGAGAGCTCACAGGTTCCCCCGACTCGCACCGCAACGGCATCGCCGATCGGGAGCCGTCCCGACACGACGATGACGACTACGACGACTGGCGGCGCTGA
- a CDS encoding aldehyde dehydrogenase family protein, whose product MTTYDGFDTLPIAGQWRVGRDGRTADDLNPYSGDVLTTLPLADAADVDAAFTAASIAQRDWESTLPTERADVFHRAARIMEERKDEIVDWLVAEVGAIRPRAEWEWLAVRAVMLESASYPTRSAGRILPAALIDGKENRVYRRPLGVVTVISPWNFPMQLSARSVAPALALGNAVVLKPASDTPVTGGLLLARILEDAGLPAGLLSVVVGKSSEIGDAVTSHPLTRLVSFTGSTPVGSGIAASAPLTRMSLELGGNGPLVVLEDADVEAAVNAAVFGSFFHQGQVCMATNRVIAVDAVHDEVVDRLTERVRSLRTGDPADPDTQIGPIINDAQVESILDRISRAESDGAEVRVRGERSGPAGRVLGPHLVLGTNGVATAAEEVFGPVATVIRADGEDDAVRIANDTEYGLSSAVFSRDVGRAVRVATRLEAGMTHVNDTTINDEPNTAFGGEKNSGIGRFGGEWAIDEFTTDHWISVQHTPRQYAI is encoded by the coding sequence ATGACGACGTACGACGGATTCGACACCCTCCCGATCGCCGGTCAGTGGCGAGTGGGCCGAGACGGCCGCACCGCCGACGACCTGAACCCGTACTCGGGCGACGTCCTGACCACCCTCCCGCTGGCCGATGCGGCCGACGTCGACGCAGCGTTCACGGCGGCGAGCATCGCGCAGCGGGACTGGGAGTCCACGCTCCCGACCGAGCGTGCGGACGTGTTCCACCGCGCAGCGCGCATCATGGAGGAGCGCAAGGACGAGATCGTGGACTGGCTCGTCGCGGAGGTCGGCGCCATCCGCCCCCGCGCCGAGTGGGAATGGCTGGCCGTCCGCGCGGTGATGCTCGAATCGGCGAGCTACCCCACTCGATCGGCCGGGCGCATCCTCCCTGCCGCCCTGATCGACGGCAAGGAGAACCGCGTGTACCGGCGGCCCCTCGGCGTGGTCACGGTGATCAGTCCGTGGAACTTCCCGATGCAACTGTCCGCCCGCTCGGTGGCGCCCGCGCTGGCGCTCGGCAACGCAGTGGTGCTGAAGCCCGCGAGCGACACCCCCGTCACCGGCGGACTCCTGCTGGCCAGAATCCTCGAGGATGCCGGGTTGCCCGCCGGCCTGCTGTCCGTCGTCGTCGGCAAGAGCAGCGAGATCGGTGACGCCGTGACCTCGCATCCCCTCACACGGCTCGTGTCGTTCACGGGTTCGACGCCCGTGGGGTCGGGCATCGCGGCGTCGGCGCCGCTCACCAGAATGTCCCTCGAACTCGGGGGCAACGGGCCTCTGGTCGTGCTGGAGGACGCGGACGTCGAGGCAGCCGTGAACGCGGCGGTCTTCGGGTCGTTCTTCCACCAGGGTCAGGTGTGTATGGCGACCAACCGGGTGATCGCGGTCGATGCGGTGCACGACGAGGTGGTGGACCGGCTCACCGAGCGGGTCCGGTCACTGCGCACCGGCGACCCCGCCGATCCCGACACACAGATCGGCCCGATCATCAACGACGCGCAGGTGGAGTCGATTCTCGACCGGATCTCTCGCGCGGAGTCGGACGGCGCGGAAGTCCGCGTGCGCGGGGAGCGTTCGGGACCGGCCGGGCGGGTGCTGGGCCCACATCTCGTGCTAGGGACGAACGGCGTCGCGACCGCCGCCGAGGAGGTGTTCGGACCCGTCGCCACGGTGATCCGGGCAGACGGGGAGGACGACGCCGTCCGGATCGCGAACGACACCGAGTACGGGCTCTCCAGCGCGGTGTTCTCGCGAGACGTCGGGCGTGCGGTCCGGGTGGCGACGAGACTCGAGGCCGGAATGACACACGTGAACGACACCACGATCAACGACGAGCCCAACACCGCGTTCGGCGGCGAGAAGAACTCGGGCATCGGTCGTTTCGGCGGCGAGTGGGCCATCGACGAGTTCACCACCGACCACTGGATCAGCGTCCAGCACACGCCGCGACAGTATGCGATCTGA
- the purM gene encoding phosphoribosylformylglycinamidine cyclo-ligase: MTDDTHQPGAGASYAAAGVDIEAGDRAVELFAPLAKRASRPEVMGGLGGFAGLFALKGGYREPLLAASTDGVGTKIAVAQALDKHDTVGLDLVAMVVDDLVVCGAEPLFLQDYIAVGRVVPEHVAQLVKGIADGCILAGCALLGGETAEHPGMMADGEYDLSATGVGVVEADQVLGPDRVRPGDVVLAMGSSGLHSNGYSLARKVLLDISRMSLTGHVEEFGRTLGEEMLEPTRIYAKDCLALAAETDVRTFCHVTGGGLAANLARVMPKGLVAELDRGTWSPAPIFAMIAQRGRVEREEMDRTFNMGVGMVAIVAPEDVDRALAVLTARHIDCWTLGTVKKSADSGTDERAVLTGNHPRF; this comes from the coding sequence ATGACCGATGACACCCACCAGCCCGGCGCAGGAGCCTCGTACGCAGCGGCAGGAGTGGACATCGAAGCCGGTGATCGTGCCGTCGAGCTGTTCGCGCCCCTCGCCAAGCGGGCGTCGCGACCGGAGGTCATGGGCGGTCTCGGTGGGTTCGCCGGCCTGTTCGCGCTGAAGGGCGGATACCGCGAGCCGCTGCTCGCCGCGTCCACCGACGGTGTGGGCACCAAGATCGCGGTCGCGCAGGCTCTGGACAAGCACGACACGGTGGGACTCGACCTGGTCGCGATGGTCGTGGACGACCTCGTCGTCTGCGGCGCCGAGCCGTTGTTCCTGCAGGACTACATCGCGGTGGGGCGCGTGGTGCCCGAGCACGTCGCGCAGTTGGTCAAGGGCATCGCCGACGGCTGCATCCTGGCCGGATGCGCACTGCTGGGCGGCGAGACCGCCGAGCACCCCGGCATGATGGCGGACGGCGAGTACGACCTGTCCGCGACGGGTGTCGGCGTCGTCGAGGCCGACCAGGTACTGGGCCCGGACCGGGTGCGTCCCGGCGACGTGGTCCTCGCGATGGGGTCCTCGGGACTGCACTCCAACGGCTACTCCCTCGCTCGCAAGGTTCTGCTCGACATCAGCCGCATGTCGCTCACCGGTCATGTCGAGGAGTTCGGCCGCACGCTCGGCGAGGAGATGCTCGAACCCACCCGCATCTACGCCAAGGACTGCCTCGCCCTCGCGGCGGAGACGGACGTGCGGACGTTCTGCCACGTCACCGGTGGTGGCCTGGCTGCCAACCTCGCTCGCGTCATGCCGAAGGGCCTCGTCGCCGAGCTCGATCGCGGAACGTGGAGCCCGGCTCCGATCTTCGCGATGATCGCGCAGCGCGGACGCGTGGAGCGCGAGGAGATGGACCGCACGTTCAACATGGGCGTCGGCATGGTCGCGATCGTGGCACCCGAGGACGTCGACCGCGCCCTCGCCGTGCTCACTGCTCGCCACATCGACTGCTGGACGCTGGGGACGGTCAAGAAGTCCGCCGACAGCGGAACCGACGAGCGCGCCGTGCTGACGGGTAATCACCCGCGTTTCTAG
- a CDS encoding ABC transporter ATP-binding protein, giving the protein MTASASIPQAALTLEALSVSFATDAGPVDAVKGVSFEVFPGEVLAVVGESGSGKSVSVRSAIGLLPDTARVRGTVTVGSREVTSLSDKQWADLRGNAVAMVFQEPGSALDPLFTVGFQIVEALRAHAGPDGKVLDKKSARVRAIELLTMVGLPDPERRFGYFPHELSGGQKQRVMIAIAISCEAKVIIADEPTTALDVTVQAEILDLLRDLKDRLGCAIVLITHSMGVVADIADRVVVMKDGEVVEEALVHDLFAAPKADYTKTLLAAVPTLDPVVTDRTVSDEVVLSVRDLVVQFPGGIGQPVFRAVDSVTFDLHRGETLGLVGESGSGKSTIGRCVAALQKPTSGSVDVLGQDVGRLRGSALKSLRKRFGFVFQDPSTSLNPRLTVGQCIAEPMIVHKAGSKADIARTVVEWLDAVQLPKGTEKRYPHELSGGQRQRASLARALVLKPDLLVADEPTSALDVSVQAAVLDLFEELQTELHFACLFISHDLAVVDRLAHRVAVLRGGAVVELGTPGRILRDPAEEYTKRLIAAIPRPEVTRDRKDR; this is encoded by the coding sequence ATGACGGCCTCAGCGTCCATCCCGCAGGCGGCTCTGACCCTCGAGGCACTGTCGGTCAGCTTCGCCACCGACGCCGGGCCCGTCGACGCCGTCAAGGGAGTGAGTTTCGAGGTCTTCCCGGGCGAGGTCCTGGCCGTCGTCGGCGAATCGGGCTCCGGGAAGTCGGTCAGCGTCCGCTCCGCCATCGGGCTGCTCCCGGACACCGCCCGCGTACGCGGAACCGTCACCGTGGGGTCCCGCGAGGTGACGTCGCTGTCGGACAAGCAGTGGGCCGATCTCCGCGGCAACGCCGTGGCGATGGTGTTCCAGGAACCCGGCAGCGCCCTCGACCCGCTGTTCACCGTCGGTTTCCAGATCGTCGAGGCCCTGCGAGCTCACGCCGGACCGGACGGGAAGGTGCTGGACAAGAAGTCCGCCCGCGTCCGGGCGATCGAGTTGCTCACCATGGTGGGTCTGCCCGACCCGGAGCGGCGATTCGGCTACTTCCCGCACGAGTTGTCCGGTGGCCAGAAGCAGCGTGTGATGATCGCGATCGCCATCTCGTGCGAGGCGAAGGTGATCATCGCGGACGAGCCGACGACGGCACTCGACGTGACCGTGCAGGCCGAGATCCTCGACCTGCTGCGCGACCTCAAGGACCGTCTGGGTTGCGCGATCGTGCTGATCACGCACAGCATGGGCGTGGTGGCGGACATCGCCGATCGGGTCGTCGTCATGAAGGACGGCGAGGTGGTCGAGGAGGCACTCGTCCACGATCTCTTCGCTGCGCCGAAGGCCGACTACACGAAGACGTTGCTGGCGGCGGTCCCGACGCTCGATCCCGTGGTCACCGATCGCACCGTCTCGGACGAGGTGGTGCTGTCGGTGCGCGATCTCGTCGTGCAGTTCCCCGGCGGCATCGGTCAGCCCGTCTTCCGGGCCGTCGACTCGGTGACCTTCGATCTGCACCGCGGTGAGACCCTCGGTCTGGTGGGGGAGTCCGGTTCGGGCAAGTCCACCATCGGCCGTTGCGTGGCCGCACTGCAGAAGCCGACGTCCGGCTCGGTGGACGTCCTCGGTCAGGACGTGGGCAGGCTGCGGGGGTCCGCGCTGAAGAGTCTGCGCAAGCGTTTCGGATTCGTGTTCCAGGATCCGTCCACGTCGCTCAACCCCCGACTGACCGTCGGCCAGTGCATCGCCGAGCCGATGATCGTGCACAAGGCCGGGTCGAAGGCGGACATCGCGCGCACGGTCGTGGAGTGGCTCGATGCGGTCCAGCTCCCGAAGGGCACGGAGAAGCGGTACCCGCACGAGCTGTCGGGGGGTCAGCGTCAGCGGGCATCGCTGGCGCGGGCACTCGTCCTGAAGCCGGATCTGCTGGTCGCCGACGAACCGACCAGCGCGCTGGACGTCTCGGTGCAGGCCGCGGTTCTCGACCTCTTCGAGGAACTGCAGACCGAACTGCACTTCGCGTGCCTGTTCATCAGTCACGATCTCGCCGTGGTCGACCGCCTCGCGCATCGGGTGGCGGTGCTGCGGGGCGGCGCCGTCGTCGAGCTCGGGACGCCCGGACGGATCCTCCGGGATCCGGCGGAGGAGTACACCAAGCGCCTGATCGCGGCCATTCCCAGGCCCGAGGTGACACGAGACCGGAAGGACCGATAG
- a CDS encoding ABC transporter permease: protein MSIEVSVGSIEAPKRRRGVPGLSIIRSSAGLQKATIVIGLVLVVLFVIMAVFAPLIAPYTFSQTSADGVEFARQAAPSADHIFGTSVRGEDVFSRVVYGARTALLVIVTSLVLSIVVGVPLGLLSGYVGRWVDRVLVLFMDAMYAFPSLLLAVVVSIVVAGGQSSSFGGVLSAAIAITAVFVPQYFRVVRNATVSVKTEPYVDAARVTGAGPVRIMFRHILANVTQTLPVILTLNGAEAILTLAGLGFLGFGIEPTSASEWGYDLNKALPDISNGIWWTSIFPGTAIVLVVLGMTMVGESVSETLNPVLRTRRKQKDPS from the coding sequence ATGAGTATCGAGGTGAGCGTCGGCTCGATCGAGGCGCCGAAGCGACGTCGGGGTGTGCCCGGCCTGTCGATCATCCGCTCGAGTGCCGGACTGCAGAAGGCCACCATCGTCATCGGGCTCGTGCTGGTGGTGCTGTTCGTGATCATGGCGGTCTTCGCTCCGCTCATCGCGCCGTACACCTTCTCCCAGACGTCCGCCGACGGCGTGGAGTTCGCGCGCCAGGCGGCGCCGAGTGCGGACCACATCTTCGGGACGTCGGTGCGCGGAGAGGACGTGTTCTCCCGCGTCGTCTACGGCGCTCGGACCGCCCTGCTCGTCATCGTCACGTCGCTGGTGCTGTCGATCGTGGTGGGCGTTCCCCTCGGACTGCTCTCCGGCTACGTCGGCCGGTGGGTGGACCGGGTGTTGGTCCTCTTCATGGACGCGATGTACGCGTTCCCGAGTCTGCTTCTCGCCGTGGTGGTCTCGATCGTCGTGGCCGGAGGCCAGTCCAGCAGTTTCGGTGGTGTCCTCTCGGCCGCGATCGCCATCACCGCCGTCTTCGTGCCGCAGTACTTCCGCGTGGTGCGCAACGCGACGGTCTCGGTGAAGACCGAGCCCTACGTGGACGCGGCGCGGGTCACCGGCGCCGGCCCGGTGCGGATCATGTTCCGCCACATCCTCGCCAACGTCACGCAGACACTGCCGGTGATCCTCACGCTCAACGGCGCCGAGGCCATCCTGACTCTGGCGGGTCTCGGCTTCCTCGGGTTCGGCATCGAGCCGACGTCCGCGTCCGAGTGGGGATACGACCTCAACAAGGCGCTGCCGGACATCTCCAACGGCATCTGGTGGACGTCGATCTTCCCCGGCACCGCCATCGTCCTGGTCGTGCTCGGTATGACCATGGTCGGCGAGAGCGTGAGCGAGACACTCAATCCCGTTCTGAGAACCAGACGCAAGCAGAAAGATCCCTCATGA
- a CDS encoding ABC transporter permease, whose amino-acid sequence MVTTTPDEASVGKQSRASASSRYGALARYLVIRFLLIIPTAWILVTVVFFLMRVLGDPISAALGGRLPADQIAERRAAAGYDRPILVQYWEYLSGLLRGDFGRSATSNQEISGVLITNGAATLELAFWALLVAFAVGIPLGFYAATRRDSISDGTLRILAILFYAAPVFFVGMLLKLVFAVKLGWLPVAGRASTNVELALQNVSPKTNILLIDSILYGEPSYTVDVLKHAVLPAVALGLLTAGVFLRLVRVNLLQTLQSGYVEAARARGLSARVVARRHAFRNALIPVVTVMGLQIAMLLGGAVLTETTFEWQGLGYQLARYLQARDFIAVQGIVTFLAIVVAVVSFLTDAIVAIVDPRVRF is encoded by the coding sequence ATGGTCACCACCACGCCCGACGAGGCGTCGGTGGGGAAGCAGTCACGGGCGAGCGCGTCGTCACGCTACGGCGCGCTCGCCCGTTATCTCGTGATCCGGTTCCTGCTGATCATTCCCACGGCATGGATCCTGGTCACGGTCGTCTTCTTCCTCATGCGCGTTCTCGGCGATCCCATCAGTGCTGCCCTCGGTGGACGACTGCCCGCCGACCAGATCGCCGAACGACGCGCCGCGGCCGGTTACGACCGGCCGATCCTGGTGCAGTACTGGGAGTACCTGTCCGGTCTGCTGCGGGGAGACTTCGGTCGCTCCGCGACCAGCAACCAGGAGATCAGCGGTGTGCTGATCACCAACGGCGCGGCGACGCTGGAACTCGCGTTCTGGGCGTTGCTCGTCGCGTTCGCCGTCGGCATCCCCCTCGGCTTCTACGCCGCGACCCGCCGCGACTCGATCTCCGACGGCACCCTGCGCATCCTGGCGATCCTGTTCTACGCGGCGCCGGTGTTCTTCGTCGGCATGCTGCTCAAGCTGGTCTTCGCCGTGAAGCTCGGGTGGCTGCCGGTGGCGGGCCGGGCGAGCACCAACGTCGAACTGGCACTGCAGAACGTGTCACCGAAGACCAACATCCTGCTGATCGACTCGATTCTCTACGGGGAGCCGAGCTACACCGTCGACGTGCTGAAGCACGCCGTGCTCCCCGCGGTCGCGCTCGGACTTCTCACCGCCGGCGTGTTCCTGCGCCTGGTGCGGGTGAACCTTCTGCAGACCCTGCAGTCCGGCTACGTGGAAGCTGCGCGCGCACGGGGACTCTCGGCGCGCGTCGTCGCCCGGCGGCACGCCTTCCGCAACGCGCTCATCCCGGTCGTCACTGTGATGGGGCTGCAGATCGCCATGCTGCTGGGCGGCGCGGTGCTCACCGAGACGACGTTCGAGTGGCAAGGACTGGGCTATCAGCTCGCTCGCTACCTGCAGGCACGCGACTTCATCGCGGTCCAGGGCATCGTCACGTTCCTGGCCATCGTCGTCGCGGTCGTCAGCTTCCTCACCGACGCCATCGTGGCGATCGTCGATCCACGAGTGAGGTTCTGA
- a CDS encoding ABC transporter substrate-binding protein — MSVPSRGRTARRTAAVSILSVAALTAAACGSGRTDDGGGAGGEGGGEALVVGTTDQVYSLDPAASYDNGSFTIMNQVYPFLMNYAPGSDELQPDAAESCEFSQPTVYTCTLKDDLTFANGHALTSEDVKFSFDRIVSINDPNGPSSLLANLDSVAAPDDKTVEFTLKAANDQTFPQVLATNTGPIIDSEVFPADSIMDDNAVVAAKPFAGPYSIDSYEKNSLVSFSAAADYKGVLGEPETGSVTLRTYTSADNLKLDMQNKSIDVAWRSLTPTDIESLDQVDGLTVHEGPGGELRYIVFNQNTMPGGTPEQKLAIRKAMAASVDRDALSENVYKGTFTPAWSVVPSGLEGANTAFKDVYGEAPNKDEAAKFLSDAGVQTPVAVNLQYNPDHYGSSSSEEYAAVKAQLESSGLFTVNLQSTEWNTYNKERVADTYPVYQLGWFPDFPDADNYLTPFFAPDNFLQNHFENPEITALIDSERTETDPARRSEIIGEIQTRMAQDFVSTLPLLEGKQIAISTDEVQGVDETLDASFKFRFTPLTKG; from the coding sequence ATGAGCGTGCCCTCCCGAGGACGCACGGCGCGGCGCACCGCAGCCGTGTCCATCCTGTCCGTCGCGGCTCTCACCGCGGCAGCGTGCGGCTCCGGCCGCACCGACGACGGCGGCGGCGCAGGCGGTGAGGGCGGCGGCGAGGCGCTCGTCGTCGGCACCACCGACCAGGTCTACTCGCTCGATCCTGCCGCCTCGTACGACAACGGCTCGTTCACGATCATGAACCAGGTCTATCCGTTCCTGATGAACTACGCCCCCGGCAGCGACGAACTGCAGCCCGACGCCGCCGAGAGCTGCGAGTTCAGTCAGCCGACGGTCTACACCTGCACGCTGAAGGACGACCTGACCTTCGCCAACGGCCACGCGCTGACCAGCGAGGACGTCAAGTTCTCGTTCGATCGCATCGTGTCCATCAACGATCCCAACGGCCCGTCCTCGCTGCTGGCCAACCTGGACTCGGTGGCCGCGCCGGACGACAAGACCGTCGAGTTCACGCTGAAGGCCGCGAACGACCAGACCTTCCCCCAGGTTCTCGCCACCAACACCGGGCCCATCATCGACTCCGAGGTCTTCCCGGCCGACTCGATCATGGACGACAACGCGGTCGTGGCGGCCAAGCCCTTCGCCGGCCCCTACTCGATCGACAGCTACGAGAAGAACTCCCTCGTCAGCTTCTCCGCCGCGGCGGACTACAAGGGCGTGCTGGGCGAGCCCGAGACCGGATCGGTCACCCTGCGCACCTACACCAGCGCGGACAACCTCAAGCTCGACATGCAGAACAAGTCCATCGACGTCGCGTGGCGTTCGCTGACCCCGACCGACATCGAGTCGCTCGACCAGGTGGACGGCCTCACCGTCCACGAGGGCCCCGGCGGCGAGCTCCGTTACATCGTCTTCAACCAGAACACGATGCCCGGCGGCACACCCGAGCAGAAGCTCGCGATCCGCAAGGCCATGGCCGCCTCGGTGGACCGTGACGCACTGTCGGAGAACGTCTACAAGGGCACGTTCACGCCGGCCTGGTCCGTGGTGCCCAGTGGCCTCGAGGGCGCGAACACCGCGTTCAAGGACGTCTACGGCGAGGCCCCGAACAAGGACGAGGCAGCGAAGTTCCTGTCCGACGCCGGTGTGCAGACCCCGGTCGCGGTCAATCTGCAGTACAACCCCGATCACTACGGTTCCTCGTCGTCGGAGGAGTACGCGGCGGTCAAGGCGCAGCTCGAGAGCTCGGGCCTGTTCACGGTGAACCTGCAGTCCACCGAGTGGAACACCTACAACAAGGAACGCGTCGCGGACACGTACCCCGTCTATCAGCTCGGCTGGTTCCCGGACTTCCCGGATGCGGACAACTACCTGACGCCGTTCTTCGCACCGGACAACTTCCTGCAGAACCACTTCGAGAACCCCGAGATCACGGCGCTGATCGACTCCGAGCGGACCGAGACCGACCCGGCTCGCCGCTCCGAGATCATCGGTGAGATTCAGACGCGGATGGCGCAGGACTTCGTGTCCACGCTGCCGCTCCTCGAGGGCAAGCAGATCGCGATCTCGACGGACGAGGTCCAGGGTGTCGACGAGACTCTCGACGCCTCGTTCAAGTTCCGCTTCACCCCGCTCACGAAGGGCTGA